From Coturnix japonica isolate 7356 chromosome 1, Coturnix japonica 2.1, whole genome shotgun sequence, the proteins below share one genomic window:
- the VSTM5 gene encoding V-set and transmembrane domain-containing protein 5 isoform X2, which produces MRPLRGCRRRGAIVGTVTLCLAAGWALQTPGGVSLIVPQPNINATVAQNILLSVEYSCRGIATVEWKHVSSWGTTKIVEWKSGSYINISTGYKDRVTTFDNGSIQLLNVGMTDAGYYFITVTEEYGTNAYGTIILNVYEIIYEDLHFVAVLFAFLAAVSAILICFMWLCNKSLYLFQKKTHKLTASTTEEIELETIEC; this is translated from the exons ATGAGACCTTTGCGGGGCTGTCGGAGACGCGGTGCCATCGTGGGGACCGTCACCTTGTGCCTGGCGGCCGGCTGGGCGCTGCAGA CTCCTGGTGGAGTGTCATTAATTGTCCCACAGCCCAACATCAATGCAACCGTGGCACAAAATATCCTCCTCTCTGTTGAGTACTCCTGTAGAGGCATTGCCACAGTGGAGTGGAAACATGTGTCCAGCTGGGGCACCACCAAAATTGTGGAGTGGAAAAGTGGGAGTTACATCAATATCTCCACCGGCTATAAGGACAGAGTGACTACTTTTGACAATGGTTCTATACAGCTTCTGAACGTGGGCATGACAGATGCTGGCTACTATTTTATCACAGTCACAGAGGAGTATGGAACCAACGCCTACGGCACCATCATACTCAATGTTTACG agaTTATCTATGAAGATTTACATTTCGTAGctgttctctttgcatttcttgctgCGGTATCTGCCATTTTGATCTGCTTCATGTGGCTGTGTAACAAATCCCTGTACCTATTCCAGAAGAAGACACATAAGCTAACAG CAAGTACAACTGAAGAAATTGAATTGGAAACCATTGAGTGTTAG
- the VSTM5 gene encoding V-set and transmembrane domain-containing protein 5 isoform X1: protein MNCPPRKSHPAQDTQLLHPSYTHLPFCLSAPGGVSLIVPQPNINATVAQNILLSVEYSCRGIATVEWKHVSSWGTTKIVEWKSGSYINISTGYKDRVTTFDNGSIQLLNVGMTDAGYYFITVTEEYGTNAYGTIILNVYEIIYEDLHFVAVLFAFLAAVSAILICFMWLCNKSLYLFQKKTHKLTASTTEEIELETIEC, encoded by the exons ATGAATTGCCCTCCCAGGAAGTCCCACCCTGCCCAGGATACACAACTGCTGCATCCCTCCTACACTCATCTCCCCTTTTGTCTTTCAGCTCCTGGTGGAGTGTCATTAATTGTCCCACAGCCCAACATCAATGCAACCGTGGCACAAAATATCCTCCTCTCTGTTGAGTACTCCTGTAGAGGCATTGCCACAGTGGAGTGGAAACATGTGTCCAGCTGGGGCACCACCAAAATTGTGGAGTGGAAAAGTGGGAGTTACATCAATATCTCCACCGGCTATAAGGACAGAGTGACTACTTTTGACAATGGTTCTATACAGCTTCTGAACGTGGGCATGACAGATGCTGGCTACTATTTTATCACAGTCACAGAGGAGTATGGAACCAACGCCTACGGCACCATCATACTCAATGTTTACG agaTTATCTATGAAGATTTACATTTCGTAGctgttctctttgcatttcttgctgCGGTATCTGCCATTTTGATCTGCTTCATGTGGCTGTGTAACAAATCCCTGTACCTATTCCAGAAGAAGACACATAAGCTAACAG CAAGTACAACTGAAGAAATTGAATTGGAAACCATTGAGTGTTAG